In one window of Acidobacteriota bacterium DNA:
- a CDS encoding Gfo/Idh/MocA family oxidoreductase — translation MAVHKIGVIGCGWVAPFHLAGLANLRSRAQIVWAADPVRERAEAIGHQVGARPLTDYREGLGEIDCAFVLLPHHLHHSVTLDCFKAGCHVFLEKPIATSLKQTDEMIAAAERQKKTLMVAYPHRYRKSMQLFKQILESGRYGKLFMLDGLMDEALQGYALGWISKRETLGGGVFFSSSPHMLDVMLWIGGDVQTASMVGTRGGIPMEGEDTAASVIKFKNGIIGVTRHTWASPRPRIWYTMNAVCEKAYITLTTTPLGNLAKEGHRCRWSTRIVAQPEEVLLESDEGLDFTPEIEHFFNCVETGERPQTDGYTARKVIELVFEAYRKAQAEGGNV, via the coding sequence ATGGCTGTTCACAAAATCGGCGTAATTGGATGTGGTTGGGTGGCGCCTTTTCACCTGGCCGGGCTGGCCAATCTTAGGAGCCGAGCGCAAATCGTGTGGGCTGCCGACCCCGTCCGCGAACGCGCGGAAGCTATCGGCCACCAAGTAGGAGCGCGCCCCTTGACCGACTACCGTGAGGGACTCGGGGAAATCGATTGTGCATTCGTGCTCCTACCCCATCACCTTCACCACTCCGTGACCTTGGATTGTTTCAAGGCTGGTTGCCACGTCTTCCTGGAAAAGCCGATTGCGACCAGCTTGAAACAAACCGACGAGATGATCGCCGCCGCAGAGCGCCAGAAGAAAACCCTCATGGTGGCGTATCCTCACCGTTATCGGAAGAGCATGCAACTCTTCAAGCAGATCCTCGAGAGCGGACGCTATGGAAAACTCTTCATGCTTGATGGACTCATGGACGAAGCACTGCAAGGGTATGCCCTTGGCTGGATCTCCAAGCGAGAAACGCTAGGGGGTGGCGTCTTCTTTTCTTCATCCCCCCACATGCTCGACGTCATGCTCTGGATCGGAGGAGATGTACAAACTGCTTCGATGGTGGGGACGCGCGGTGGGATTCCGATGGAGGGCGAGGACACAGCAGCTTCCGTGATCAAGTTCAAGAACGGAATCATCGGAGTAACTCGTCACACCTGGGCTTCTCCAAGACCTCGAATCTGGTACACCATGAACGCGGTTTGTGAAAAGGCGTACATCACCCTGACTACCACCCCCCTGGGGAATCTAGCGAAGGAAGGTCACCGATGCCGGTGGTCGACGCGCATTGTTGCTCAACCAGAAGAAGTCCTGCTCGAGAGTGATGAGGGGTTGGACTTTACTCCCGAGATTGAGCACTTCTTCAATTGTGTCGAAACGGGAGAAAGGCCGCAAACGGACGGATACACGGCCCGCAAAGTAATCGAGCTGGTCTTTGAAGCGTATCGCAAAGCTCAGGCGGAAGGGGGCAATGTTTAA
- a CDS encoding pyridoxal-phosphate dependent enzyme, protein MRCGTRWARSNHFRSLPQRPDSMSIVLTPQELRSHLERFPRVSLGYYPTPLDHWTQLEKHLNRKGRFYAKREDLSGLAFGGNKVRQLEFLLGDALAVGADVIVHGAAVQSNYCRTLAAASRKLGLDCHLVLSRAYDQPEDQGNFLLDRIAGVSIELIDEPLGAEQEARKRRATERLAAAGRRPYLITYPQSEILGTASFVGAAVEIFDQFQGLPSVPRYVATAAVGATQAGLLLGLRLLGWKGHVLGFSPLNGGEYAIQEAIWSGIRAVAQLLDIEPSLEPNDVHNLADYAGDGYAKVSTAAVDAIKLLAQTEGVFLDPVYTGKAMAGLLDYFQKQKIPPEEDVIFVHTGGNTALFAYHREVLSLL, encoded by the coding sequence ATGCGATGTGGTACTCGCTGGGCACGATCCAACCATTTCCGATCGCTTCCTCAACGGCCTGATTCAATGAGTATTGTCCTTACACCACAGGAGTTACGGTCACACTTGGAGCGTTTTCCTCGCGTATCGCTGGGGTACTATCCAACTCCCCTCGATCACTGGACGCAGCTCGAGAAGCATCTGAATCGGAAAGGTCGTTTTTATGCAAAACGCGAGGATCTGAGCGGGTTGGCCTTTGGAGGTAATAAGGTTCGACAGTTGGAGTTCCTCCTCGGAGACGCGCTGGCAGTAGGTGCGGACGTCATTGTGCACGGTGCAGCAGTCCAATCCAACTACTGCCGGACTCTTGCCGCAGCGTCAAGGAAGCTGGGCTTGGATTGCCACCTCGTTCTTAGCCGGGCCTACGACCAGCCTGAGGATCAAGGAAATTTCCTTCTCGACCGCATTGCGGGCGTGTCGATCGAGCTGATCGACGAGCCCCTGGGTGCTGAGCAAGAAGCGCGAAAACGGCGTGCGACGGAGCGTCTTGCTGCTGCGGGACGAAGGCCGTACTTGATTACGTATCCTCAATCCGAAATTCTGGGGACAGCTTCTTTCGTTGGTGCGGCGGTGGAGATCTTTGACCAGTTCCAGGGCTTGCCTTCCGTACCCCGTTATGTGGCAACAGCAGCCGTGGGCGCCACCCAGGCGGGCTTGCTCCTTGGCCTCCGGCTACTAGGCTGGAAAGGGCACGTGCTGGGTTTTTCACCTCTGAACGGCGGCGAGTACGCCATTCAAGAAGCCATATGGTCTGGCATCCGGGCCGTTGCCCAACTGCTGGACATTGAGCCGAGCCTGGAACCGAATGACGTTCATAACCTGGCGGACTATGCAGGCGACGGTTATGCAAAGGTTTCCACCGCGGCTGTCGATGCCATCAAACTGCTGGCACAAACCGAGGGGGTTTTTCTCGATCCCGTTTACACGGGAAAAGCGATGGCCGGCCTGCTCGACTACTTTCAGAAACAGAAAATCCCCCCGGAAGAGGATGTCATCTTCGTTCATACCGGGGGCAATACAGCTCTCTTTGCGTATCACCGTGAAGTCTTAAGTCTGCTGTGA